Proteins co-encoded in one Sporosarcina sp. FSL K6-1522 genomic window:
- a CDS encoding protease modulator HflC, with protein sequence MTNDNNPFKSIEEKFLERQRAKQKTSGEAKGSKLPKAPMDVKKYVKLTVILTAIFAFAVILVANVFIVKENEYRVVRQFGEIKRIVEKPGFNMKVPFIQSVTTLPKNQMIYNVTESEINTKDKKRIIIDNYAVWKITDPGKMISNARNIVNAEARMQEFIYSVVLSELGQLDYVDVVNDENSSRGSLNDRVTERVNAFLEDGNFGIEVVDVRMKRIDLPEENEQSIYTRMISERQSKAQSYLSEGDAAKSRIEANIDREVQEMLAKAKKEAAIIQAEGESEAAKIYNDAFSKDPEFYNLYRTLESYSKTIGEDTMIIIPANSPYAKVLTGYLE encoded by the coding sequence ATGACGAACGATAACAATCCTTTCAAAAGTATTGAAGAGAAATTTCTAGAGCGTCAACGAGCAAAACAGAAAACGTCGGGTGAGGCGAAGGGTTCAAAATTGCCGAAAGCGCCAATGGATGTGAAAAAGTATGTGAAGCTGACCGTCATTTTAACAGCAATCTTTGCATTCGCGGTAATCCTTGTCGCAAATGTCTTTATCGTGAAGGAAAATGAATACCGTGTCGTTCGCCAATTCGGTGAAATCAAGCGCATTGTTGAGAAGCCGGGCTTCAACATGAAAGTTCCATTCATTCAGAGTGTGACGACGTTACCGAAGAACCAAATGATTTATAATGTTACTGAATCAGAAATTAATACAAAAGATAAGAAGCGTATTATCATCGACAACTATGCTGTGTGGAAAATTACAGATCCCGGCAAAATGATTTCGAATGCACGTAATATTGTCAACGCCGAGGCGCGCATGCAAGAGTTCATCTACTCTGTTGTGCTTTCTGAGCTTGGACAGTTGGATTATGTGGATGTCGTCAATGATGAGAACTCATCTCGCGGAAGTTTGAATGATCGTGTAACAGAGCGGGTCAATGCGTTTTTAGAGGACGGAAATTTTGGCATTGAAGTCGTGGACGTTCGTATGAAGCGGATTGATCTGCCAGAAGAAAACGAACAATCTATCTACACACGAATGATTTCGGAGCGTCAATCGAAAGCGCAATCTTACTTATCTGAAGGGGATGCAGCTAAAAGTCGTATTGAAGCGAATATCGATCGTGAAGTACAGGAAATGCTAGCAAAAGCAAAAAAAGAGGCTGCGATTATTCAAGCGGAAGGCGAATCGGAAGCGGCAAAAATTTATAATGATGCATTTTCGAAAGACCCGGAGTTTTATAATTTATACCGCACATTAGAGTCGTATTCTAAAACGATTGGGGAAGATACGATGATTATCATTCCGGCAAATTCACCTTATGCCAAAGTACTGACAGGTTATTTAGAATAA
- the polA gene encoding DNA polymerase I has translation MTTKKIVLLDGNSLAYRAFFALPLLTNDNGIHTNAVYGFTMMLQNILEDEKPTHMLVAWDAGKTTFRHTTYGEYKGGRQKTPPELSEQFPYLRKLLEAYNIPQYELDQYEADDIIGTLSKVGDADGAEVVVISGDKDLTQLASDRTTVFITRKGMTDIEKYTPEHVMEKYGIEPHQIIDMKGLMGDASDNIPGVPGVGEKTALKLLKEYGSVENVYKSLDAITAKKLNQNLTENEAQAFMSKELATIEVNAPITIAVNDLTYAGPDMDKVVGIYQELKFKTLLEKIAPQAAEEPQEAIDIVVASELTDADLAEEMAVHIEMMDETYLTADILGISLATDKQVIFVPHTVAKESPAFKKWLEDASNKKYTSDSKAAIASLARMGITADGFAFDFLLATYIVNPSATFTDVASITRAFDYTDVQSDEVIYGKGAKKAVPADEVIAEHAGRKALAVWKLRSVIEQKLQDNDLYDLYHEIELPLAKILSKMETTGVKTDLRVLQEIGVHLSAKLAELEAAIYEAAGETFNINSPKQLGVILFEKIGLTPIKKTKTGYSTAADVLEKLEKEHEVIGLILTYRQLGKLNSTYIEGLSKEIHEDGKIHTTYQQALTTTGRLSSIHPNLQNIPVRLEEGRKIRAAFVPSEPGWYLFAADYSQIELRVLAHMSQDEKLMEAFREGADIHTKTAMDVFGVEQDAVTSDMRRAAKAVNFGIVYGISDYGLSQNLDITRKEAAKFIDTYLNSFPGVKQYMDDIVADAKLKGYVTTLLNRRRYLPEITSSNFNLRSFAERTAMNTPIQGSAADIIKKAMIDMAARLEAEGMQTRMLLQVHDELIFEAPEEEIEKLKEIVPEVMESALTLDVPLKVDWAFGLSWYDTK, from the coding sequence GTGACGACGAAGAAAATCGTATTATTGGACGGCAATAGTCTTGCTTATCGAGCTTTTTTTGCCTTGCCTTTATTGACGAATGATAACGGAATCCATACGAACGCCGTGTATGGTTTTACGATGATGCTGCAAAACATTTTAGAGGATGAAAAACCGACACATATGCTTGTTGCATGGGATGCTGGTAAAACGACATTTAGACATACAACATATGGTGAATACAAAGGTGGCCGTCAAAAAACGCCGCCGGAATTATCCGAGCAATTCCCATATTTGCGCAAGCTGCTGGAAGCTTATAATATTCCGCAATATGAATTGGATCAATACGAGGCGGATGACATCATTGGAACGCTCAGTAAAGTAGGAGACGCAGATGGAGCGGAAGTAGTCGTTATTTCAGGCGACAAGGACTTAACGCAACTAGCAAGTGATCGTACAACGGTGTTCATTACCCGAAAAGGGATGACGGATATTGAGAAATATACGCCTGAGCATGTTATGGAGAAGTACGGTATTGAGCCACATCAAATTATTGACATGAAAGGCTTAATGGGCGACGCATCGGACAATATTCCAGGTGTACCAGGTGTCGGCGAGAAAACGGCGCTAAAACTGTTAAAGGAATACGGCTCCGTTGAAAATGTCTACAAATCGCTGGATGCGATTACGGCGAAAAAACTGAACCAAAACTTAACGGAAAACGAAGCACAAGCGTTCATGAGTAAAGAGCTGGCGACGATTGAAGTGAATGCTCCGATTACGATTGCGGTTAATGATCTGACGTATGCAGGTCCAGATATGGACAAGGTGGTTGGGATTTATCAAGAATTGAAGTTCAAAACACTTCTTGAAAAAATAGCACCACAAGCTGCTGAAGAACCGCAAGAGGCCATTGATATTGTCGTTGCTTCTGAGCTGACGGATGCCGATTTAGCGGAGGAAATGGCCGTTCATATTGAAATGATGGATGAGACGTATTTGACTGCGGATATTTTAGGCATCAGTTTAGCAACGGACAAACAGGTAATCTTTGTGCCACATACGGTGGCGAAGGAATCGCCGGCGTTCAAAAAGTGGCTGGAAGATGCTTCGAATAAGAAATATACATCTGATTCTAAGGCGGCTATTGCTTCGCTTGCGCGAATGGGTATCACAGCAGACGGTTTTGCCTTCGATTTCCTATTAGCGACGTATATTGTCAATCCATCTGCTACCTTTACAGATGTTGCTTCAATTACGCGTGCATTTGACTATACAGACGTTCAATCAGATGAAGTGATCTATGGCAAAGGTGCAAAGAAGGCTGTGCCAGCTGATGAGGTGATCGCTGAGCATGCGGGTCGCAAAGCGCTTGCAGTTTGGAAGTTGCGTTCGGTTATTGAACAGAAATTGCAAGATAATGATCTGTACGACCTCTATCATGAAATCGAGCTACCGTTAGCTAAAATTTTAAGCAAAATGGAAACGACAGGCGTTAAAACCGATTTACGGGTATTGCAAGAAATAGGCGTTCATCTGTCTGCCAAATTAGCAGAGTTAGAAGCAGCTATTTACGAGGCGGCGGGTGAGACATTTAATATTAATTCGCCGAAACAGCTAGGAGTTATTTTGTTTGAAAAAATTGGACTGACGCCGATTAAAAAAACGAAAACCGGTTACTCAACTGCTGCGGATGTACTAGAGAAGTTGGAAAAAGAACATGAAGTGATTGGTTTGATTTTAACGTATCGACAGCTTGGTAAATTGAACTCAACCTATATTGAAGGGTTATCGAAAGAAATTCATGAAGACGGGAAAATTCATACAACGTATCAGCAGGCATTGACGACAACAGGAAGACTTAGTTCCATTCATCCAAACTTGCAAAACATTCCTGTTCGCTTAGAAGAAGGCCGCAAAATTCGAGCGGCGTTTGTCCCATCTGAACCAGGTTGGTATTTGTTTGCTGCGGACTATTCGCAAATCGAATTGCGTGTACTTGCACATATGTCGCAGGATGAAAAGCTTATGGAAGCATTCCGAGAAGGTGCAGACATTCATACGAAGACGGCAATGGATGTCTTTGGTGTAGAACAAGATGCGGTAACATCGGACATGCGGAGAGCAGCGAAAGCCGTAAACTTTGGGATTGTCTATGGTATTAGTGATTATGGTCTGTCACAAAACTTGGATATCACGAGGAAAGAGGCTGCGAAATTCATTGACACGTATTTGAATAGCTTTCCGGGTGTTAAACAATATATGGATGACATTGTGGCAGATGCCAAGCTAAAAGGGTATGTGACGACATTGTTGAATAGACGCCGCTATTTGCCGGAAATCACAAGTTCGAATTTCAACTTGAGAAGTTTTGCGGAGCGCACAGCGATGAATACACCGATTCAAGGAAGCGCTGCGGATATTATTAAAAAAGCAATGATTGATATGGCGGCAAGGCTTGAAGCGGAAGGGATGCAGACACGTATGCTCCTCCAAGTACATGATGAGCTGATCTTTGAAGCACCCGAAGAGGAAATTGAAAAACTGAAAGAAATTGTACCCGAAGTGATGGAATCTGCATTAACGCTCGACGTCCCGTTAAAAGTGGATTGGGCGTTCGGATTGTCTTGGTATGACACGAAGTGA
- the mutM gene encoding bifunctional DNA-formamidopyrimidine glycosylase/DNA-(apurinic or apyrimidinic site) lyase gives MPELPEVEGVVRALAPAATGRTIREVTISDIVIQSKQLGKEAVLKGITTEDFIVEMAGMMIKDITRRSKYIYFHLLKDGNECLLVSHLGMTGAWFTVASLEEITELKFRKHAHVIFTMEDGGLLVYSDIRRFGEVRLVGCEADHPPLLKMAPEPFDAEACQHFLDMAATPKYARKPIKEVIMDGQVISGCGNIYATEALFKMAMHPARVTEQVSLKWKKELFAVIVAILQESIDAGGSSISDYRNINGEAGTMQDRLKMYGRKICFACGVSTESMKIAGRTSVYCPDCQK, from the coding sequence ATGCCTGAGTTACCAGAGGTAGAAGGAGTTGTCCGTGCGTTAGCACCTGCAGCAACAGGTAGGACGATTCGGGAAGTCACGATTTCGGATATTGTAATTCAATCGAAGCAGCTTGGGAAAGAAGCGGTGTTAAAGGGAATTACAACCGAAGACTTTATTGTTGAGATGGCAGGTATGATGATTAAAGACATCACACGCCGTAGTAAGTATATTTATTTTCATTTGCTGAAAGATGGTAACGAGTGTTTGCTCGTTAGCCATCTTGGCATGACAGGCGCATGGTTTACAGTTGCGTCGCTGGAAGAGATTACAGAGCTGAAATTCCGCAAGCACGCACATGTTATTTTTACGATGGAAGACGGAGGATTGCTTGTTTATTCGGATATCCGACGCTTTGGGGAAGTGCGGCTCGTTGGTTGCGAAGCGGATCATCCGCCGTTATTGAAAATGGCGCCAGAACCGTTTGATGCGGAAGCGTGCCAGCATTTTCTGGATATGGCGGCGACGCCGAAGTATGCACGAAAGCCTATTAAAGAAGTTATTATGGATGGACAAGTGATCTCGGGCTGCGGCAATATTTACGCAACAGAAGCGCTTTTTAAAATGGCGATGCATCCAGCGCGGGTGACTGAACAGGTAAGTTTAAAGTGGAAAAAAGAGCTATTCGCAGTGATTGTCGCGATTTTACAGGAAAGCATTGATGCAGGAGGAAGCTCGATTTCCGATTATCGCAATATCAATGGAGAGGCGGGCACGATGCAAGACCGGCTCAAAATGTATGGCCGAAAAATCTGTTTTGCGTGTGGAGTTTCTACGGAAAGCATGAAAATTGCGGGCAGGACTTCGGTTTATTGCCCAGACTGTCAGAAATAA
- the coaE gene encoding dephospho-CoA kinase (Dephospho-CoA kinase (CoaE) performs the final step in coenzyme A biosynthesis.): MIIGLTGSIASGKSTVAEMLKDRGFPIVDADAVARLVVEPGSPVLAEIRKQFGEEVIQVDGRLNREKLGERIFNDAEERSKLNGIIHPAIRQEMIRQKEEWLQNGAQTVIMDIPLLFESKLQSFVEKIIVVSVTPEIQKERLIQRNVLSEEEADARIRSQLSVAEKERGADAVLYNNGTIEDTERQLVETLLEWDLQP; encoded by the coding sequence ATGATCATTGGATTGACGGGGAGTATTGCGAGTGGCAAGAGTACAGTTGCCGAGATGTTGAAGGATAGAGGATTTCCGATTGTTGATGCGGATGCCGTCGCTCGGCTTGTTGTTGAGCCAGGTAGCCCGGTGTTAGCCGAAATTCGCAAGCAATTTGGTGAGGAAGTCATCCAGGTGGATGGGAGGTTAAATCGGGAAAAGCTTGGTGAACGAATTTTTAATGATGCAGAAGAACGTAGCAAACTGAACGGCATCATTCATCCAGCGATACGCCAAGAAATGATAAGGCAAAAGGAAGAGTGGCTACAAAATGGAGCACAGACGGTCATTATGGATATCCCTCTGCTGTTTGAAAGCAAGCTTCAATCATTTGTAGAGAAGATCATTGTCGTATCGGTAACACCGGAAATTCAAAAAGAACGGCTTATTCAGCGAAATGTGTTATCGGAAGAAGAAGCCGATGCCCGAATTCGTTCACAATTGTCTGTTGCAGAGAAAGAGCGTGGCGCAGATGCGGTGCTATATAACAATGGTACTATAGAAGATACGGAAAGGCAGCTTGTAGAAACCTTGTTAGAATGGGATTTGCAACCTTGA